From Peromyscus eremicus chromosome 3, PerEre_H2_v1, whole genome shotgun sequence, one genomic window encodes:
- the Dnajb8 gene encoding dnaJ homolog subfamily B member 8, with protein sequence MANYYEVLGVQSSASPEDIKKAYRKLALRWHPDKNPDNKEEAEKKFKQVSEAYEVLSDSKKRSVYDRAGCDGWRAGGGGNVPHGSPFGAGYPFRNPEDIFREFFGGADPFSFDFWDTPFSDRGRSYGLRGAFSSGFGELPAFMEAFSGFDTLGRGGGSRATFSSTSIGGSSSGNSGFKSVMSSTEMVNGRKVTTKRIVENGQERVEVEEDGQLRSVTVNGKEKLMRVDTK encoded by the coding sequence ATGGCCAACTACTATGAAGTGTTAGGTGTACAGTCCAGTGCCTCCCCCGAGGACATCAAGAAGGCGTATCGAAAGCTGGCTTTGCGTTGGCACCCCGACAAGAACCCTGACAACAAGGAGGAGGCTGAGAAGAAGTTCAAGCAGGTGTCTGAGGCCTACGAGGTCCTGTCAGACTCTAAAAAGCGCTCTGTGTACGACCGGGCAGGCTGTGACGGCTGGAGGGCCGGCGGTGGCGGCAACGTGCCCCACGGCAGTCCCTTTGGTGCTGGCTATCCCTTCCGCAATCCTGAGGATATCTTCCGTGAGTTCTTTGGGGGAGCGGACCCTTTCTCCTTTGACTTCTGGGACACCCCGTTCAGCGACCGTGGCCGGTCCTATGGTTTACGTGGGGCCTTCTCTTCGGGCTTCGGTGAGTTGCCAGCGTTCATGGAGGCCTTCTCGGGCTTCGACACCCTGGGCCGTGGTGGGGGCAGCCGCGCCACCTTCTCGTCCACTTCCATCGGTGGCTCCAGTTCAGGCAACTCGGGGTTCAAGTCAGTGATGTCATCCACGGAGATGGTGAACGGCCGCAAGGTGACCACCAAGCGCATTGTTGAGAACGGCCAGGAgcgggtggaggtggaggaggatggaCAGCTCCGGTCAGTAACTGTCAACGGCAAGGAGAAGCTGATGCGGGTGGACACCAAGTGA